CTCCAAATATTTAAAGCATCCTCCATAAGGCACGTACACCTGTCTGACAACGCGCTGACCTCGCTACCACGAGAAATGCTTTCCTACATGTCTGAGCTGGAGAGCATTTACCTTCATGGAAACCCGTGGTCCTGTGACTGCGATCTACAGTGGTTTGCGGAATGGGCAAAACAGAGGCCAGGTGAGCTGAAGACTTTGCCTGTTCTTTTTAATCACCTGACAGAACCTTGTTCTTCCCGATACCACCGCCCTTTATTTATCGACATACACTCCTAGGGAAGACAGGAAATGCAACTGCATCTGACATGTCTCTAACTGTTCTAATGTTGATGATCAAACTGCTCACACCATCTATATAACACATCCAATACACCTCTGAAAGACTGATACTGTTTGTCCCACACCCCTGGAATATCATGGCAAATTAATAGATGTAAAGCAGAAGCAGCTATGTGAAACTTGTCACTCTTTCACAGCCTGCCAATGACCCATTTGTGAACAGCAGGCCATTACAGCACGCCTGCGTGAATCTCACATTCCCTTCTgcacttcttattttttccccctctactTAAAATGTTACTCCCCAGCATCCGTTTTGTTTGCTCGTTTAACTCCTCAGAGTCCTAGTCCTCATACTAAAGATTGTATcacaaatgctgtgtttttctttccttcagatgTCATAAAGTGCAAAAAAGACCGAAGTTCTGGTGCCCAGCAATGCCCAGTCTGTGCCAGCCCCAGGAACTGCAAAGGGAAGAACTTTGTGGGtattcctcctgcagctctaaCCTGCACTAAGCCAGTCATACATCACACCCTgaaactcaaaaacctcacagTGCCAGAGGATGGGGATCTCGGCTCTGTATCTGCCAAGGACTTCCTAGCTCCCATAGGATCCGTGGTTTTGAACATGACTGACCAAGGAGGAAATCGAGGTAACTTGGTTTGCAACATCCAGAAACCAAAAGAAATGTCTCCAATCTCCTTGCACAAAGAGGACAATGTCACAGTACTCAGAACACCATTCTCATCATTTCTGGTGTGTGAGATCGCTTACGGACACAttcagcagctgtggagcatACTGGCCCTGTACAGTAATTCTCCCCTCAAACTCGAAAGGAGCGCCCTCACAACTGAAACACCTTTCATCACTTACCGATATAAGCAAATCTACTCTGAAAAAGACGAACTTTTTACCAATGTGGAGGCTGAACTCAGAGCTGAACCGTCGTGGCTAATGCAAAACAAAGTGGCACTGCAGCTTGACAGGACAGCAACCACACTTAGCACACTGCACATCCAGTACTTCACTGATGCTCAGATTATTTTGCCCGCTGTTGACCAAAAGAAAGTGGGCAATAACTGGACAGTGATCTCCAGGgccaacaaaacacaaacagagcACACTGTTCTAGTCGGGGGGACCGTACAACTGGACTGCCAAGCAATCGGGGAGCCAGCTCCTGCAATAGAGTGGATATTGGCCGACGGGAGCAAAGTCAGAGCCCCTTATGTCAGCGAGGATGGCAGAATTATAGTAGTAAAATCTGGGACGTTCACGCTACGCACAGCGGATACGTTTGACACTGGGCTCTACCACTGCATAGGCACAAATTATAATGATGCAGATATCCTCACGTTTAGAATCACTGTGGTTGATCCTTACGTGGAACACAGCAGTGTAAATGGGGCCCAACTTTCCGCAGCGGTTGGCAGCATTCTGGACCTCCCCTGCACCTCCACCGCTGTTCCAGACGCTGCCGTTAGTTGGGTGCTACCCGAGCGCGTGGTTCTTCACCATTCTGTACGAAACAGACATATTTTTGACAACGGTACCTTAAGAATACAGGGGGTAACAGAGCGAGACAGCGGCTACTTTAGATGCGTTGCAGCCAGCCAGTACGGCGTCGATCTTTTGGTTTTCCAAGTGCTGGTTAGAAAGGACAAAAGCACCCCACAGGAAGTGCCCATAGCTGCGGGAGAGTGGGAAGAGAGCGATGCCTCTGGCGATGCCATGCCGCCCTCAGCTAGAGGAAAGCTGAACTCCTCAGCTGCCCTGCTGAGCTGGATGGATCAGGagccctctgccccagcacGCAGACAGCAGGGCACACACAGCGCCCGGACAGGCAGCGGCCGCAGGAGGATGATGTCCCGTCAGCACAGGGGCAAAGCCagcaggaggctcagggggCACCGAAGGCACTTTGGCTCCTCGGCCAAGAGAGCCAACCCCCAGCGCTGGGCGGCCTTCctggaaaaagcaaagaggaaCCCACCCGGGATAGAAAAACAAGAGGTGGAAACAAACCTGCCAGTTCAGCTCCACGAGTTCTCAACGGTGCCTGCGGATGAGGAGGTAACGTCCGGTGCTGCCATCTCTCCAGAACAAGAGTTCATGATAGCAGAAACAGAGAGGGCCACCATGTCTTccctggggagcacagcaggaagcaCAACCCCTGTGGGGGCCGGGACCCCCCCGCCCGCTCCCTTCCCACAGCCCATCCCATCTGCCAGCCCCACGCCAGCAGATCTAAACCCTACGGCCACAACCTCAGACTCATGGGAAAGACCCCATTTAAGTCGGTCGTCAGCAAATGGTGGGAAACAATCgacggcagcagagggagcGGGCAGAACATCCACgctcagcagtgctcagcaaaGGCCAGCGTCTCCTGGAGAGCGTAACAGTGGGCGTTTAGAGGCTGTATCTGCGACAACCATGGGGAATgtgacagccagcagcacacctACGACTTCCCAAAACGCAGTGGGTGAGATGCATGGTTTTACAGAGCTTACCGATGAGATTTCCACCCAAACaggtcaggcatctgcagcaACAGTCAGTGAGCCAAACCCTCAGTTCGGTCACGTTCACTTCCACAGTGCTCCGGAAGCCGTAACTCCTGCACTACCACCGGGCCCAAACATCGTTACTCATCAGCACACTCACACCATTTGGGATGTGACAACTCACACACCTCGGGCCCAGCAGCAATAcgggagaaggaggaaaatttCTGGTAGGAGAAAAATGGTCAGGCCAGGACGTCTTCTGAGAATGAGAGAGCACAGGCACAATCTGGGGAAGCAAGGCTCTGCTGGAGGGCAAACAGCTACTGCTCCAGCTGTCCTGCTGAGTTCGACACACAGCCCAAACTTACCTGCCATAAGCAACTCACACAGCAGCATCGACCCGCTCAGACCAGAAGCGCCTCTGTCTTCTCCCTCTACTACAAATATGCCCTCAGAGCAcccagcaggcacagctctgagcacagcattcCGCACGGAAGAGAACGGTGTCCCCACTGCCAGGCAAGGAGCCGCTTCCACAGCGGTGCCCGTTGGTACTGAAAGCACCGGAGACgctgtgcagcaggaagcagagagcagagctccaCGTCACAGCAGCACTTACAGAGCACAGCCTGTTAGCAGCAGACTGACAACGACTGCAACCTGCACAGCTCACACTGCAGAAATCACACTCATGATGAGCACAAGGACCGCGTCTGCTCCCCAGTCTGTCTTCTCCAGATCCTCAACCAAAGACACCCTGGGATGGAAAATTACAAGagcatttctctttggaaatgaCACACAAAAGGAGGTGCTGAGGACAGATGCATTTCCACCAACAGAGGTATCAGCCTTGCTTCCTAAaactacagcagcagcaccaaggcCCCATGTGTCTCCTCTGCCCTTCACACCCATCTCAGCAGGCGTCCATCACAGTGGTGGATTCCCATCTTTAGGCAAacccactgacagcagcagtacGTCAGAGAAGCCCCCTGACGGCAGCCCTGCAGCGAGCACAGCTGGAGGAATGGGCAGAGAGAGTCCAAAGCCAACAACCACAGCTTCTACAGCTCCTCAACGTGACACCAAAATGATCACAAGTAAAGTGttcagaaagggaagaaggagaggCCAGAGGAGGAGGCGGCCCCCTAAAACGGCTCCTTCACAAAGCTCAGCCACGGGCACCCGCACTACAGCAGACACAGCCTCAGCCACCACAGCCACAGTCAGCCCACCCGCTGTGCCCACAAGGCACGCACCTGCAGCAATGGTGTCCGACAGCCCGCCTGCAGACTGGGTCACAGCTCTATGGACTCTCACCCcaccaggcacagcacagcatgggcccacagcagccctgcagacagcagcgGCCCCCAGCATGGGGGTGAGCACCCCCCCTGTGTCACTGCTGCCCCGCAGCCCTCGGCCACAAACCCCCACTGCAATGACCCCAACCCCACCGCTGCCCTCAGAGCCCCTCGGTGCCACACGTGTGCATcctgctgcagtcagtgctgcagCGCACTCAGAACCCACTCAGCAACTCAAAGCCTTCATCCCAGTGGCTGAGTGGCCTCACCTGGGGACAGACGAGGAGGCCACGCGAGGCGGCCCCGTGGCACAGCACATGGACCcgggcagcacagagctgagcagcagagctctgggcaCTGCAGCTCCCCAAGCCCAGCATcccaccccagcactgcccatggGGGGAATCGGTGCTGGGCTGCCATCTGTGGAATGGGGAGGCAAAACCTTTACAGTTGACACACCAACCATGCCGACACCGCGGCAGGTGGCTGCTCCACATGCACACCTGGGGGGCAGCTCTGCCTACAGCTGGGCTGGCCAGAGACAGCGTCACGAAACCACCACCAGCATCCCTCTGTCCTTGTCCTCTTTAAGCAGAAACTACTTCACAAAGCCCAGAATAATTGGAGGAAAATTAGCTGCCTTCACCGTGCTGGCCAACTCAGATGCTTTCATTCCATGTGAAGCTACAGGCAACCCCCAGCCAACAATAGAGTGGACCAAGATGTCCCCAGGtaagctcagcagcagctctggtcCCATGGTCTGGCAGGCGGTTGGCATGCTGCAGTCAGTAGTGCTTGTCTAGGAGTACTGTGAAGGACCAGCTATGGCACAAACTaagaaacagtgagaaaaatgaCATCCCAGCACGTTTGCTGGAGTGTCTTAATATTGACTACAAAACAGTTGCTAAGGGAAATTTTAAATATGTGCATATGTAAACAATAACTCCGAGCTTATTGTGAGAAGATTAAAGCTCTTCTTGCCTGTTACCTGCTGCTTCAGAACGATCAGACAAATGAACATCTATCATAACGAACCATGAAATCAAGTTACTGC
Above is a window of Gallus gallus isolate bGalGal1 chromosome 9, bGalGal1.mat.broiler.GRCg7b, whole genome shotgun sequence DNA encoding:
- the IGSF10 gene encoding immunoglobulin superfamily member 10 — protein: MGAPCRRWLRPLLAACLAARLAAVCPRLCACYGPAEVHCTFRYFTAVPPRIAPDVERINLGYNSLLTLTDTDFAGLEKLELLMLHSNEINAIPDKVFRDLRSLQVLKMSYNKVSVLRQDAFYGLKSLVRLHMDHNEIEFVNPNAFYGLTSLRLVHLEGNLLKQLHPDTFVTLSYLQIFKASSIRHVHLSDNALTSLPREMLSYMSELESIYLHGNPWSCDCDLQWFAEWAKQRPDVIKCKKDRSSGAQQCPVCASPRNCKGKNFVGIPPAALTCTKPVIHHTLKLKNLTVPEDGDLGSVSAKDFLAPIGSVVLNMTDQGGNRGNLVCNIQKPKEMSPISLHKEDNVTVLRTPFSSFLVCEIAYGHIQQLWSILALYSNSPLKLERSALTTETPFITYRYKQIYSEKDELFTNVEAELRAEPSWLMQNKVALQLDRTATTLSTLHIQYFTDAQIILPAVDQKKVGNNWTVISRANKTQTEHTVLVGGTVQLDCQAIGEPAPAIEWILADGSKVRAPYVSEDGRIIVVKSGTFTLRTADTFDTGLYHCIGTNYNDADILTFRITVVDPYVEHSSVNGAQLSAAVGSILDLPCTSTAVPDAAVSWVLPERVVLHHSVRNRHIFDNGTLRIQGVTERDSGYFRCVAASQYGVDLLVFQVLVRKDKSTPQEVPIAAGEWEESDASGDAMPPSARGKLNSSAALLSWMDQEPSAPARRQQGTHSARTGSGRRRMMSRQHRGKASRRLRGHRRHFGSSAKRANPQRWAAFLEKAKRNPPGIEKQEVETNLPVQLHEFSTVPADEEVTSGAAISPEQEFMIAETERATMSSLGSTAGSTTPVGAGTPPPAPFPQPIPSASPTPADLNPTATTSDSWERPHLSRSSANGGKQSTAAEGAGRTSTLSSAQQRPASPGERNSGRLEAVSATTMGNVTASSTPTTSQNAVGEMHGFTELTDEISTQTGQASAATVSEPNPQFGHVHFHSAPEAVTPALPPGPNIVTHQHTHTIWDVTTHTPRAQQQYGRRRKISGRRKMVRPGRLLRMREHRHNLGKQGSAGGQTATAPAVLLSSTHSPNLPAISNSHSSIDPLRPEAPLSSPSTTNMPSEHPAGTALSTAFRTEENGVPTARQGAASTAVPVGTESTGDAVQQEAESRAPRHSSTYRAQPVSSRLTTTATCTAHTAEITLMMSTRTASAPQSVFSRSSTKDTLGWKITRAFLFGNDTQKEVLRTDAFPPTEVSALLPKTTAAAPRPHVSPLPFTPISAGVHHSGGFPSLGKPTDSSSTSEKPPDGSPAASTAGGMGRESPKPTTTASTAPQRDTKMITSKVFRKGRRRGQRRRRPPKTAPSQSSATGTRTTADTASATTATVSPPAVPTRHAPAAMVSDSPPADWVTALWTLTPPGTAQHGPTAALQTAAAPSMGVSTPPVSLLPRSPRPQTPTAMTPTPPLPSEPLGATRVHPAAVSAAAHSEPTQQLKAFIPVAEWPHLGTDEEATRGGPVAQHMDPGSTELSSRALGTAAPQAQHPTPALPMGGIGAGLPSVEWGGKTFTVDTPTMPTPRQVAAPHAHLGGSSAYSWAGQRQRHETTTSIPLSLSSLSRNYFTKPRIIGGKLAAFTVLANSDAFIPCEATGNPQPTIEWTKMSPDTDAPASGSRWMVLPNGTLAIAQAALQDGGQYRCTATNVLGTARLLATLAVVAYPPRIAGSTRLLTAHAGMPVAMRCPAEGRPPPSISWVLANGTHVSSSSQGNQKVLVRPDGTLTIKDVTVYDRGLYTCTATNPAGTDVLTVKLQVIAAPPIILEEKRQQIAATAGQDLNLPCTAEGNPQPHVHWVLSKGTAVKPLQFVNTRVLLLPNGTLRLSSIVPADSGNYECIATSSTGSERRVVILTVQHRDTLPRIAAASQGMTQLSFGDKLLLNCTATGEPQPRIMWRLPSKAVVDQWHRMGSRIHVYPNGSLVIEAVTEKDAGDYLCVARNKIGDDLILMKVSITMKPAKIDQKQYFKKLVPYGKDFQVDCKASGSPAPEISWSLPDGTVINNAMLADDSGHRARRYVLFDNGTLYLNRAGVTEEGDYTCYAQNTLGRDEMKIHVTVVTAAPQIKHSYKTYVKVKAGDMALLDCEAAGEPKPKIFWLLPSSDIISSSTDRHLLHVNGSLSVRRAKLLDAGEHMCVARNAGGDDTKLYKLDVDAKPPIINGLYTNKTIIKVTAVRHSKKQIDCRAEGTPPPQIMWIMPDNIFLTAPYYGSRIVIHKNGTLEIRNLRPSDTADFICVARNDWGESVLVVRLEVLEMLRRPMFKNPFNEKIIAKPGKTITLNCSVDGNPPPEVSWMLPNGTWLSKGTGTSEFLPGSNGTLSIRNPSRDKAGKYRCAAKNQVGYIEKLIVLEVAQKPTILTHPKGPMRGISGESLSLHCLSDGSPKPSTAWTLPGGHVLDRPQINSRHILLENGTLVIRAATIHDRGNYVCRAHNPAGDFSITIPVTIVAYPPRITNRPPQTIHTMPGAAVQLSCTALGIPRPEITWELPDHSILSTGNHGRASGSELLHPQGTLRIQNPQPSDSGTYKCTARNHLGSDFTVTYIHVI